One region of Ciona intestinalis unplaced genomic scaffold, KH HT000339.1, whole genome shotgun sequence genomic DNA includes:
- the LOC100184195 gene encoding uncharacterized protein LOC100184195, with product MEKTKVFYVVTSLSTLIALIFLFGLLTSFYYQNMKINEEIERKVAETNCMACCGKNSERCKKMQCETNLCSNDQDSGKSHLYNEHELHKFIRGHAANEYEDAIKVANQVITSRAKGQSLATRIEKALSTTNEHRPYLHMWNKDSHQNDVVVWEHANGAGTTSRKGFDVSGGNITVNSEGVYYMYLHTTFRTNGNPRTRSRRISHKVLVNNSPIELLGEKRDLGEDDTIQTLDSLMTYVLEKENRLTIELEKPDYMSVSTNPSETYFGIFKL from the exons TTTTGACAAGCTTTTACTACCAGAATATGAAGATTAACGAAGAAATTGAACGAAAGGTGGCAGAAACCAACTGTATGGCATGCTGTGGGAAAAACAGCGAACGTTGCAAGAAAATGCAATGCGAAACCAA TCTATGCTCGAACGATCAAGATTCCGGAAAATCTCACCTTTATAACGAACATGAATTACACAAG TTCATTCGTGGTCATGCGGCTAACGAATACGAGGACGCAATAAAAG TGGCTAATCAAGTGATAACAAGTAGAGCAAAAGGACAATCATTGGCAACAAGAATTGAAAAAGCATTGTCAACAACGAACGAACATCGCCCATACTTGCACATGTGGAATAAGGACTCTCATCAAAATG ACGTAGTTGTTTGGGAGCATGCCAATGGCGCCGGAACAACTTCACGTAAAGGGTTCGACGTTTCAGGGGGAAATATCACTGTTAATTCTGAAGGCGTATATTATATGTACCTTCACACCACGTTTCGAACCAACGGCAATCCCCGGACACGTAGCAG GCGCATATCGCACAAAGTTTTAGTAAATAATTCTCCGATCGAACTGTTGGGTGAAAAACGTGACTTGGGGGAAGATGatacaatacaaacattaGATTCGCTGATGACATATGTGCTTGAAAAGGAAAATAGATTAACCATTGAGCTCGAAAAACCTGACTATATGTCTGTTAGCACGAATCCGAGTGAAACCTACTTCGGTATATTTAAACTGTAG